One window from the genome of Pseudonocardia hierapolitana encodes:
- a CDS encoding glycine--tRNA ligase codes for MASKPSSAKIDTIVALAKRRGFVFASGEIYGGTRSAWDYGPLGVELKENIKRQWWKATVTGREDVVGLDSSVILPRQVWVASGHVGVFTDPLVECLSCHRRFRADQLAEEYAERTGKEVSEDDLSDVPCPNCGTRGQYTEPRDFNMMLKTYLGPVESEEGLHYLRPETAQGIFVNFLNVQTTSRKKPPFGIGQMGKSFRNEITPGNFIFRTREFEQMEMEYFVEPGSDEELHQYWIDERTAWYVDLGIARDNLRHYEHPKEKLSHYSKRTVDIEYRFGFQGQEWGELEGIANRTDFDLTTHSNHSGVDLSFYDQASGARYRPYVIEPAAGVGRSMMAFLVEAYTEDEAPNAKGGVDTRVVLRLDRRLAPVKAAVLPLSRNADLSPKARDLAARLRKHWNVEFDDAGAIGRRYRRQDEIGTPFCVTVDFDTLNDQAVTIRERDSMAQERVALDQVESYLAARLIGC; via the coding sequence GTGGCCAGCAAGCCCTCGTCCGCAAAGATCGACACCATCGTCGCGCTCGCCAAGCGGCGCGGCTTCGTCTTCGCGTCGGGGGAGATCTACGGCGGTACCCGGTCGGCGTGGGACTACGGCCCGCTGGGCGTCGAGCTCAAGGAGAACATCAAGCGGCAGTGGTGGAAGGCCACCGTCACCGGCCGCGAGGACGTCGTGGGCCTCGACTCCTCGGTGATCCTGCCTCGCCAGGTGTGGGTGGCGTCCGGCCACGTCGGCGTGTTCACCGACCCGCTGGTGGAGTGCCTGTCCTGCCACCGCCGCTTCCGGGCCGACCAGCTCGCCGAGGAGTACGCCGAGCGCACGGGCAAGGAGGTGTCGGAGGACGACCTGTCCGACGTGCCCTGCCCGAACTGCGGCACGCGCGGCCAGTACACCGAGCCGCGCGACTTCAACATGATGCTCAAGACCTACCTCGGCCCGGTGGAGTCCGAGGAGGGCCTGCACTACCTGCGCCCGGAGACGGCGCAGGGCATCTTCGTGAACTTCCTCAACGTGCAGACCACGTCGCGCAAGAAGCCGCCGTTCGGCATCGGCCAGATGGGCAAGAGCTTCCGCAACGAGATCACGCCCGGCAACTTCATCTTCCGCACGCGCGAGTTCGAGCAGATGGAGATGGAGTACTTCGTCGAGCCCGGCTCCGACGAGGAGTTGCACCAGTACTGGATCGACGAGCGCACCGCCTGGTACGTCGACCTGGGCATCGCGCGGGACAACCTGCGCCACTACGAGCACCCCAAGGAGAAGCTCTCCCACTACTCGAAGCGCACCGTCGACATCGAGTACCGCTTCGGCTTCCAGGGCCAGGAGTGGGGCGAGCTGGAGGGCATCGCCAACCGCACCGACTTCGACCTCACCACGCACTCGAACCACTCCGGCGTGGATCTGTCGTTCTACGACCAGGCCTCCGGCGCGCGGTACCGGCCGTACGTGATCGAGCCCGCGGCCGGTGTCGGGCGTTCGATGATGGCGTTCCTCGTCGAGGCCTACACCGAGGACGAGGCGCCCAACGCCAAGGGTGGCGTCGACACCCGCGTGGTGCTGCGGCTCGACCGGCGGCTCGCGCCCGTCAAGGCCGCGGTGCTGCCGCTCTCGCGCAACGCCGACCTCTCGCCCAAGGCGCGCGACCTGGCCGCCCGGCTGCGCAAGCACTGGAACGTCGAGTTCGACGACGCCGGCGCGATCGGTCGCCGCTACCGGCGCCAGGACGAGATCGGCACGCCGTTCTGCGTCACGGTCGACTTCGACACCCTGAACGACCAGGCCGTCACGATCCGGGAGCGCGACTCGATGGCGCAGGAGCGCGTCG
- a CDS encoding ArsR/SmtB family transcription factor: protein MHAFDVLGDPVRRRILELLAEGEQTSGAVTAVVCAEFGISQPAVSQHLKVLRESGFATVRPEGTRRLYAVRPEPLQDVDAWLDRFRRFWTPRLAALATEIERGKRERRLRNDHPEE, encoded by the coding sequence GTGCACGCGTTCGACGTCCTCGGCGACCCGGTCCGGCGCCGGATCCTCGAGCTCCTCGCCGAGGGCGAGCAGACCTCAGGAGCGGTCACCGCCGTCGTCTGCGCGGAGTTCGGCATCTCCCAGCCCGCGGTGTCCCAGCACCTCAAGGTGCTGCGCGAGAGCGGCTTCGCCACCGTCCGGCCGGAGGGCACCCGCAGGCTCTACGCCGTGCGCCCCGAGCCGCTCCAGGACGTCGACGCGTGGCTCGACCGCTTCCGGCGGTTCTGGACCCCGCGGCTGGCGGCACTGGCCACCGAGATCGAGCGCGGCAAGCGGGAACGCCGGCTGCGCAACGACCACCCCGAGGAGTGA